The following is a genomic window from Segatella hominis.
GTAACAGACTTCTTGTCTTGCAAGCAGTTATGAGCTTCATCACCAGCAGCCAACCATCTGGTATAGGAGTCCTTGACGATCTCTTTGATGGTACGAGCCATGAATATCTCCTTTTTCCAGTACCCAAGCCTGATGGTCATATAGGTATGAATGTCCAAATAGGCATGATAGATGGTATAGTCAATATGATCCATACTCTCGTTGATGGAATTAAGAATAACCATCAAGTTGGCTGTAGAACACTCTGACTCACCTGAAATAATCAAAGATAAATCCAAGTATGACTTATAGAGATTTAAAACGGACTTCTCAACCTCCTTGACGGCTCTTTTGCTGGTGTTGACAATCAGCGTATCAGATGACCAGATGGCACCATGGGAGAGGATTTTCTCATTGTATGTATCTATGAGCTTCCAATATCCAGTGATATTATGCTTGATGCTCTCATAGGTATTTACCCCATGAAAGGCCGTGGCAGTTCCCTTGAGAATCAAGTCCACAATTTCAAAGCAACGTTTATAATTATCGAGCTTTTGTTCTATCTCCCTATAGTCCGTTATTTTTTTGGAGGTTTTCTTATGATAGGTATATGCGCCTAGTTCAGAGATGGCTCTTACTTCCAATACGGTTCTTACCGTCTTGTGGTTTTTAATCATTGCCTCCAAGCTGCCAACGTCATCCTGTGCCCAAACATGAGAAGGCAATAAGAGTAGAAGCAAGAGTGTCAGAGGGTTGACTCTTGTTTTTATGATGGAGTATTTCATACTTGATACTTATTGTTTACTTTGTTTCAGACTGGTTGGCTTTTGTTCCGTTTCCAGGGGAGAGCACTTCTTCATGGCCTGAAGACTGGCTTCTTCCCATCTTTGAAGAGCATAGGATGCAATCGTGTTCCTCAATCTCCTGGAAACCACATCGAATATTTGTCGCTTGAGAAAATCCAGAACACATTCCCTTTGTGTCATCACCTTTTCTATGAGAACCAACTGAGCATAGATGCGGGTCAGTTCTTGCTCCACATAGCGAGCCACCTGCAAACGGTCACTGGCCAAGAGCAGATGAATCCCATCTTCATCATCCTCATCATCTTTTGTCTGGCTTTGATAGTTGTATCTCATGGAAATGCTACAGTTCGGCATGTCATCCATCCACTTGCGCATTCTCTCGTTGACTTCATCAGTCAGTTCCTTCTCACTCTTGTTCATGTCAAGCTGCATGACCTCCAATACATTTTCAGAGCTGCTACTAGAGGTTAGCTTAAAATCCACGGACAAGATTGCTCTATGGATGCGGATGCCCAATGCATAACGAGGCTTACGAGAAAGCTTCAACGTAGCTGTGTAAGTAACTTGACTTTTGGCATCCGGACAGTAAGCGTGTCTTACGAATACATATTCATCGCTCCCCTGAATCCATTCTCCTTCATCCGCCCACTGCAAGTGGTACATGGAAGCGAGGCTTGCCATGTTGGATGGGATGCGATAGGAACCAGAAAGATTGTCGCCCAAGTCCTTGTAATAATCATCCAAAGCCTGATTGAGCTCAGAAAGCATGCGTTCTTTCTGTTGCAAGTCCTGTTTAAGCAGGGCGTTCTCATTGGAAAGAGCATTATACTCATCATCCAACTTATTGGCCAGCGGATAATTCTTGCTAAACTTGGCCTGTTGGATCCTGGAAAGGAGATTTTTCTGCTTTGTATCATTCTCCTTGATTTCAGCTTTCAAATTCGCTATTTGCTGATTGAGCTTATTTTGTTTTTCAATGAGTGCCTTAGAGGAATCATCCGCCAAGTTGGGCGTTGCTTCCATGGCAAAGTCCTTGGACTTTGGCCATTCCAAGGAGCCACCTTGATTACCATTTTCTTTCCAATTGAAACTTCCTTCTCCCAAGGAGGCTCCATCCTCACAGGCTGCAAGGAAACTCACAGAAGAGCAGCCTTGCATCTTCCTTTCATCGGCCATAGTATAGTAGCGTGGATTGTCACTGCCTAGCTTGAAAGAGATAGTAGGGTGTTCGCCAAGAAACTTTTCATGCTCATCGATAACACCCTGAAGCCTTGCCTGCATTCTCTTCATGAAGGTGGTCTTGTCCATGGTCTGTGAGTCAAATATTTCCTCATAAACATCTTCCCTGATATCCCATTGGTCTCTCACCTTAACACGGTAAGAATGGAAACAATAGCGTTCATCATAAGAATGGCTGAACAAGCCTCCTCCATAGTGGCGGTTTCTGTCCTCATGTCTCTTAACATAGGTAATGGTGCAGTCATGACCAGGGTTTTGGATATTATACTCATTACATTTAGCCTCATTCCACTCACATCTTTGGAAAAGTTTGTCCTTGAGCTCGGTATCTTCCGCTTCAGTAAGATACTTGTAGCAAGGTATTACAGAATAGTTCTGTCGTTTTTTCCCACTGGAATGGACAAACCAATCAAGATTCCATCCTGCGTCTCCCCAATTGTTATATCCGGCAGGATTGTAGTCGCAAAGTACTCTGCTTCCAGCATCTTGCTGATAGATATACCAACGTTGGGTATAATACTGTCCTTGCATTTCTTCTATATAGGAGGAAATATAACCAGAAATATTATAATCACTGATTTGGAATAATTTATCCACTGTGGCTTCATCTCCTTCACCAATCACGGTATAAAGAATCTCCTTGACATTAGTAGCATTCTTGAAGGATTTGTATTTATCCCTGAAACTCTCATAGAGTCTGGCTATCTCCCTGGGCTTGGCCTTAAAGATACCTCCAATTTTGGTGACATCCTCCAGATTATGGTCAATGGCCACCTTACCTGCTTGCGCAATCACGCTGCCCAAATGCTTGAAATCATCAGCGATGTCATCCTGGGAAATTCCCTTGCCAAACTCTCCAAGCTTAGAAAAAAGACTCTTCCAGTCCACATCAGCAAGCTGCGCCAAGTCGAATAACTTTTGAAGCTTCTCATTGATTAGCAAGAATTGGATATCCTTGAAGGAGAACTTGCCATTGGTGACCACGCACTCAAACTGTTTGCAGAGGTTTTCGACATTATGGGTGGTCTTATACAGATAAGGTCCCCAATAGAGTGCATTCTCTGGCTGCTTGATCATTTTGCCAGCCACTGTGATGAACTTAGGCATGATGCCATCCTTTACCAATCTGAATATTCTATGGTAATAGTAATTTTCCTCCGTGGCAAACAAGCCTGGATTCCGGCGGGCCTCTCTCTCTTTCTTCTTGCTCAGGAAAATGCCGGCAGATGCGATACCTGCCGTTTTGTAATGCTCCAGTATTTTACTGATATGTGTAGCTGTGTTGCTCTCCTCCAAGGCTTCCGTAGCGTAGGCTGCCGACATGGCTGCCGCCGTGGTATAATCCACGTTGACTGCGTGCCAGCTCAAGGCCTGCGCCCGAGAGAACAAAAATATGGCAAAACAAACGAATGCTATGATTTTACGCATCATGATTTTTCTTGTCTTTAAAATTGAATACCTTTTGTTCCTTGAGAACAAGTTGGGCAAACTCCAGTGGCTTCTTTATGCCACTGAGTTTCCAGTCTCTGACGTAAGTCTCAAGTGCTACCTGATAGTTCGAACGAAGCATTTTTTTATATAGCTTTAGAGCTTCCTTCTCTTGCTTTTCAGTGGTATACGCCATGTAGCACTCCGGTGGTTCCTCCACGCCAAAGACATCACCCACCAAACCGCGCTTGATGAAAACTTCCATGAAAGGAGAGCGATTGTCCTTATTGTCCAGGGCATTGATGGTAAATATCTTCTGACAGTCATTATCTGTCAGCGCCAAGGCAGCCTTGATCTCCGAGAACTTGTCCTTGAACCTGCTCTGGTCCAAAAGCATGAACACATCTGAATTATTCACGATTGCTTCCTTAACAATAGGAGAGGAAGTAATATCCTGGATTTCCTGGGTAACAACACCTACCATCGCCCAATGCTTTCTGGCAGTCTTATAGAGATACTTGATGTAGTTGGCCATGACTGGAGTGGCGATGGCCTTCCATGCTTCCTCGATAACTAGGCATTTTCGACCTTTTTTAATACGCATTTTCTGCGTAAAGACATCCATGATGATGAGGACAATAATAGGAAAGAGCACAGGATCATCCTTTACCTTGTCTATTTCGAAGACTATGAACTTTTCATCGAAAAGTGTACTGTCCAAGTCATTGTTCAAAATGTTCTCCTGCTCGCCACCCTTATAATAAGGCTTCAGAATAGCCGCAAAGTCGTGGATGGGAAACTCAATGTTCTGCTGCAAGATGAGCTGAGGGATTCTCTCCAAGGCAAACTCATAATAAGAGTTGAAGGATAACTCCGCAACCTTTAAGTTCTTTCTTTGTCGTTCGATTTTATCAATCTTACGCTCAATCCTCTGCAAGTAGTTTCTCTCCACCAACTCCGGAGTGAGTCTTTGGAGCTGTTTTTGTGCAGCTTCCTTTTCACCCTCTGTGGCAGCACTGTCAACCACTAGGGCTTGGAGTTTACTTTTCAAACGTTCATTGCGTTCTATTGATGAATCCTGCTCCAGAGTTTGTTCCATCTTTTCTTCAAACTCTCTTTCATACTGGTCATATTTTCCATTCTTCTTATCCTCAAGAAGGATGATTTCCTTCATTTGCTTTCTTTCAATAGCATTGAAATGCTCAAAAGGATGGAAATACTCCTCATAATACTCCGTAATAGTCTGATTGATAATGGTATCTTCTATCTTGGTAGGATAATCTGTGCCCTTGAAGAGTTGGAAGATAAGGCTCTTGAGAAAATTC
Proteins encoded in this region:
- a CDS encoding coiled-coil domain-containing protein — protein: MMRKIIAFVCFAIFLFSRAQALSWHAVNVDYTTAAAMSAAYATEALEESNTATHISKILEHYKTAGIASAGIFLSKKKEREARRNPGLFATEENYYYHRIFRLVKDGIMPKFITVAGKMIKQPENALYWGPYLYKTTHNVENLCKQFECVVTNGKFSFKDIQFLLINEKLQKLFDLAQLADVDWKSLFSKLGEFGKGISQDDIADDFKHLGSVIAQAGKVAIDHNLEDVTKIGGIFKAKPREIARLYESFRDKYKSFKNATNVKEILYTVIGEGDEATVDKLFQISDYNISGYISSYIEEMQGQYYTQRWYIYQQDAGSRVLCDYNPAGYNNWGDAGWNLDWFVHSSGKKRQNYSVIPCYKYLTEAEDTELKDKLFQRCEWNEAKCNEYNIQNPGHDCTITYVKRHEDRNRHYGGGLFSHSYDERYCFHSYRVKVRDQWDIREDVYEEIFDSQTMDKTTFMKRMQARLQGVIDEHEKFLGEHPTISFKLGSDNPRYYTMADERKMQGCSSVSFLAACEDGASLGEGSFNWKENGNQGGSLEWPKSKDFAMEATPNLADDSSKALIEKQNKLNQQIANLKAEIKENDTKQKNLLSRIQQAKFSKNYPLANKLDDEYNALSNENALLKQDLQQKERMLSELNQALDDYYKDLGDNLSGSYRIPSNMASLASMYHLQWADEGEWIQGSDEYVFVRHAYCPDAKSQVTYTATLKLSRKPRYALGIRIHRAILSVDFKLTSSSSSENVLEVMQLDMNKSEKELTDEVNERMRKWMDDMPNCSISMRYNYQSQTKDDEDDEDGIHLLLASDRLQVARYVEQELTRIYAQLVLIEKVMTQRECVLDFLKRQIFDVVSRRLRNTIASYALQRWEEASLQAMKKCSPLETEQKPTSLKQSKQ